Proteins encoded by one window of Halococcus salifodinae DSM 8989:
- the trpD gene encoding anthranilate phosphoribosyltransferase encodes MQEYIERATDGEDLSFADARAASTAVFDGASDAQIGGLLTALRTKGETEAEIAGFAAGMRGAARTIDPDCRPVVDTCGTGGDAHDTINVSTTSAVVAAGAGVNVAKHGNYSVSSSSGSADVFDELGVTIDAEPPEVERSIEERGIGFMLAPVFHPAMKAVIGPRRELGIRTLFNVLGPLTNPAGADAQVVGVYDPDLVPVLARALAQLNVERALVVHGGGMDEICVHDETAVAEVRGEEIEEYHLSPDDLGLATHELGAVAGGTPVENARDLEGIVTGEVEGAKRDIVLANAGAAIYVAGAADSLTDGVERAREAIDAGHAAEKLAALRTTDEAIAGETA; translated from the coding sequence ATGCAAGAGTACATCGAGCGCGCGACCGATGGCGAGGATCTCTCGTTCGCGGACGCGCGTGCGGCGAGCACGGCGGTGTTCGACGGGGCGAGCGACGCACAGATCGGGGGGTTGCTCACGGCGCTGCGGACGAAAGGCGAGACGGAAGCCGAGATCGCGGGCTTCGCAGCGGGGATGCGCGGTGCCGCCCGTACCATCGATCCCGACTGCCGGCCCGTGGTCGACACCTGCGGGACGGGCGGTGACGCCCACGACACGATCAACGTCTCGACCACGAGCGCGGTCGTCGCTGCGGGCGCGGGCGTGAACGTCGCGAAACACGGCAACTACTCGGTATCGTCGTCGTCGGGCAGCGCCGATGTCTTCGACGAGCTCGGCGTGACGATCGACGCCGAACCACCCGAGGTCGAGCGTTCGATCGAGGAGCGGGGAATCGGGTTCATGCTCGCGCCGGTGTTCCATCCAGCGATGAAGGCGGTTATCGGCCCGCGCCGGGAGCTCGGCATACGGACGCTCTTCAACGTGCTCGGGCCGCTCACGAACCCGGCGGGCGCGGACGCCCAGGTCGTCGGTGTCTACGACCCCGACCTCGTCCCGGTGCTCGCCCGTGCGCTCGCACAGCTCAATGTCGAACGCGCGCTCGTGGTCCACGGTGGTGGGATGGACGAGATCTGCGTCCACGACGAGACGGCCGTCGCCGAGGTTCGGGGTGAGGAAATCGAGGAATACCACCTCTCGCCGGACGATCTCGGCCTCGCGACTCACGAACTCGGCGCGGTCGCCGGCGGCACACCGGTCGAAAACGCTCGCGACCTCGAAGGGATCGTCACCGGTGAGGTCGAGGGCGCGAAACGCGATATCGTGCTCGCGAACGCCGGCGCGGCGATCTACGTCGCGGGCGCTGCCGACTCGCTCACGGACGGCGTCGAGCGCGCTCGTGAGGCCATCGATGCGGGGCACGCGGCCGAAAAGCTCGCTGCGCTCCGGACCACCGACGAGGCGATCGCGGGCGAGACCGCATGA
- a CDS encoding phosphoribosylanthranilate isomerase, whose protein sequence is MTRTKICGLTREDDLDAAVAAGADMVGFVCGVPIETPRELAPDRAATLGERVPEGVTSVLVTMPETPEAGAALAERVDPDAIQVHDYSPDEVAALADRTDARVLAGVDAADDDLEQYANPADALVLDSTDEQGAGGTGETHDWERARAVVADLDVPVLLAGGLTPENVAEAVRTVEPFGVDVSSGTERAGGVKDHAAIQQFVERATAPRTVTT, encoded by the coding sequence ATGACCCGCACGAAGATCTGCGGGCTGACCCGCGAGGACGACCTCGATGCCGCCGTCGCGGCCGGCGCTGACATGGTGGGATTCGTCTGTGGCGTGCCGATCGAGACGCCGCGCGAACTCGCACCCGACCGCGCCGCCACGCTCGGCGAGCGCGTTCCGGAAGGGGTCACAAGCGTTCTCGTCACGATGCCTGAAACACCCGAAGCGGGAGCCGCCCTCGCCGAGCGAGTCGACCCGGACGCGATCCAGGTTCATGACTACTCGCCCGACGAGGTGGCGGCCCTCGCCGATCGTACCGACGCTCGGGTGCTGGCTGGTGTCGACGCAGCCGACGACGATCTCGAACAGTATGCGAACCCCGCCGACGCGCTCGTGCTCGACTCGACCGACGAGCAGGGGGCCGGTGGAACGGGCGAAACCCATGACTGGGAGCGTGCCCGTGCGGTCGTCGCCGACCTCGACGTTCCGGTGTTGCTCGCCGGCGGTCTCACACCCGAGAACGTCGCCGAGGCGGTCCGGACGGTCGAGCCCTTCGGCGTGGACGTTTCGAGCGGCACGGAACGTGCCGGCGGCGTGAAAGACCACGCGGCGATTCAGCAGTTCGTCGAACGGGCGACAGCACCGCGAACGGTGACGACATGA
- a CDS encoding adenosylcobalamin-dependent ribonucleoside-diphosphate reductase codes for MSRAGSADEVTLPVKRTDGDTLEERLTANAYDNILPARYLRKDSDGELVETQEDLFVRVARNVALAEAVFEAGRRDTDITVTPEQLKPDHPRRDDLASEVFGKGTTADDDAETTLSAYNVNKFAYETVVPDLPEEIREHVAETADAFQASMEDLSFMPNSPTLMNAGDELQQLSACFVDSPGDDIDDIHQTAKEAAEVFQSGGGMGYAFWKLRPYGDAVGSTGGIASGPITFMRTYDQMCETIAQGGARRGAQMGVMRVSHPDVIQFIHAKNKDVSLAHSLRLNDPDDFTHTQFVDALEEARELIDDEGKVPKHLRNAVEGHLSNFNISVGVTDDFMDALEEGGEFTFTNPRTEEPHIATAETKELYDCYGLGEHVEVGEELSIPAADLWEHIVDGAYQNGEPGVIYLERVNKEHSFDVEEHPDHEILATNPCGEQPLEEYEACNLGHINLSTLAASDAPDWRVWSDEHADEYASQEAAIEAYLEGAIDTEAFDHRIELGTRFLENVVTMSDFPVEKIEQKVREMRKIGLGIMGLAQLYIQLGVRYGSEEGNEIARQLMRRINHGSKHASHELAEQRGSFEDWDDSKYADPTAYREWFEAQTGESADDWEEGFPIRNHNTTTIAPTGTTSMVGNTTGGCEPIYNVAYYKNVSDDVQGDEMLVEFDDYFLRVLEANDIDVDAVKAEAQEQMSSNEFDGVEGLDTVPDAIGELFVVTSDLSGIEHAGVQVACQAGVDSAISKTCNFPNSASKADMDEVYRYIYDNGGKGVTVYRDGTRSKQVLTTRADNAEFADEGEAAEALVEQIEEVFGGIEGFLDSEDVRAALDTDLASVVDTEPVYAAKQPRPDVLHGVTQRVDTGYGKLYVNINEDEHGRAFELFANIGHSGGFTNSFTEALAKVISTALRSGVDPDEIVDELDGTRSPKVAWDKGEQIQSIPDAIGTAMRRYLDGEIEKTYPQQRNLDEIASEDAESGTAGDTATEPDGGTRADASGGPGADAGTDRSTGDVQAMIDSGESPECPSCGSLSLYYSEGCKTCESCGWSEC; via the coding sequence GTGAGTCGCGCGGGCTCGGCCGACGAGGTCACGCTGCCGGTGAAGCGCACCGACGGTGACACTCTGGAGGAACGACTGACCGCGAACGCCTACGACAACATCCTGCCCGCGCGCTATCTTCGAAAGGATTCCGACGGCGAACTCGTCGAGACCCAAGAAGACCTCTTCGTGCGCGTGGCGCGGAACGTCGCGCTGGCGGAGGCGGTGTTCGAAGCCGGGCGTCGGGACACCGACATTACTGTGACGCCCGAGCAGCTGAAACCTGACCACCCACGGCGGGACGATCTCGCGAGCGAGGTGTTCGGGAAGGGAACCACCGCTGACGACGACGCCGAAACCACCCTCTCGGCGTACAACGTCAACAAGTTCGCCTACGAGACCGTGGTGCCCGATCTCCCCGAGGAGATCCGCGAGCACGTCGCGGAGACCGCCGATGCGTTCCAGGCCTCGATGGAGGATCTCTCCTTCATGCCGAACTCGCCCACGCTGATGAACGCTGGCGACGAGCTCCAGCAGCTGTCCGCGTGTTTCGTCGACTCGCCGGGCGACGACATCGACGACATCCACCAGACCGCGAAGGAAGCTGCCGAGGTCTTCCAATCGGGCGGCGGGATGGGCTATGCGTTCTGGAAGCTCCGTCCCTATGGGGACGCAGTGGGGTCGACGGGCGGAATCGCCTCGGGGCCGATCACGTTCATGCGCACCTACGACCAGATGTGCGAGACGATCGCCCAGGGCGGCGCACGCCGCGGGGCCCAGATGGGCGTGATGCGCGTCTCCCACCCCGACGTCATCCAGTTCATCCACGCCAAGAACAAGGACGTCTCGCTCGCGCACTCGCTGCGACTGAACGACCCCGACGACTTCACGCACACCCAGTTCGTCGACGCCTTAGAGGAGGCTCGGGAACTCATCGACGACGAGGGCAAAGTCCCGAAGCACCTCCGGAACGCCGTCGAGGGCCATCTCTCGAACTTCAACATCTCGGTGGGCGTGACCGACGACTTCATGGACGCGCTCGAAGAGGGCGGCGAGTTCACGTTCACCAATCCACGCACCGAAGAGCCCCACATCGCCACCGCCGAGACCAAGGAGCTCTACGACTGCTACGGGCTCGGCGAGCACGTCGAGGTCGGTGAGGAGCTCTCGATCCCCGCGGCCGACCTCTGGGAGCACATCGTCGACGGAGCCTACCAGAACGGCGAGCCCGGCGTGATCTACCTCGAACGCGTGAACAAGGAACACTCCTTCGACGTCGAGGAGCATCCCGACCACGAGATCCTCGCAACGAACCCCTGTGGCGAACAGCCGTTGGAGGAGTACGAGGCCTGTAATCTCGGACACATCAACCTCTCGACGCTCGCCGCGAGCGATGCGCCGGACTGGCGGGTCTGGTCCGACGAACACGCCGACGAGTACGCGTCTCAGGAGGCGGCGATCGAGGCCTACCTGGAGGGGGCCATCGACACCGAGGCGTTCGACCATCGGATCGAACTCGGCACGCGGTTCCTCGAAAACGTCGTCACGATGAGCGACTTCCCGGTCGAGAAGATCGAGCAGAAGGTCCGCGAGATGCGCAAGATCGGGCTCGGGATCATGGGGCTCGCACAGCTCTACATCCAGTTGGGCGTGCGCTACGGCTCCGAAGAGGGCAACGAGATCGCACGCCAGCTCATGCGCCGGATCAACCACGGCTCGAAGCACGCCTCCCACGAGCTCGCCGAACAGCGCGGGAGCTTCGAGGACTGGGACGACTCGAAGTACGCCGACCCCACCGCGTACCGAGAGTGGTTCGAGGCTCAGACCGGCGAGTCGGCCGACGACTGGGAAGAGGGGTTCCCGATCCGGAACCACAACACGACGACCATCGCCCCGACCGGCACGACCTCGATGGTCGGCAACACCACCGGCGGCTGCGAGCCCATCTACAACGTCGCCTACTACAAGAACGTCTCCGACGACGTCCAGGGCGACGAGATGCTGGTGGAGTTCGACGACTACTTCCTCCGGGTGCTGGAGGCCAACGATATCGACGTCGACGCGGTGAAGGCGGAGGCTCAAGAACAGATGAGTAGTAACGAGTTCGACGGCGTCGAGGGGCTCGACACCGTGCCCGACGCAATCGGCGAGCTGTTCGTCGTGACCTCGGACCTCTCGGGCATCGAGCACGCGGGTGTGCAGGTGGCGTGCCAGGCGGGCGTCGATTCGGCGATCTCGAAGACCTGTAACTTCCCGAACTCCGCGAGCAAGGCGGACATGGACGAGGTGTACCGCTACATCTACGACAACGGCGGCAAGGGCGTCACGGTCTACCGCGACGGTACGCGCTCGAAGCAGGTCCTCACGACGCGGGCGGACAACGCCGAGTTCGCCGACGAGGGCGAAGCTGCCGAGGCTCTCGTCGAGCAGATCGAAGAGGTGTTCGGTGGGATCGAGGGCTTCCTCGACAGTGAGGATGTCCGCGCGGCGCTCGATACCGATCTCGCATCGGTGGTCGACACCGAGCCGGTCTACGCCGCGAAGCAGCCCCGGCCCGATGTGCTCCACGGCGTGACCCAGCGCGTCGACACCGGCTACGGCAAGCTCTACGTCAACATCAACGAGGACGAACATGGAAGAGCGTTCGAGCTGTTCGCCAACATCGGTCACTCGGGTGGGTTCACGAACTCCTTCACCGAGGCGCTCGCGAAGGTCATCTCGACCGCGCTCCGGTCGGGCGTCGATCCCGACGAGATCGTCGACGAACTCGACGGCACCCGGAGCCCGAAGGTCGCGTGGGACAAGGGCGAGCAGATCCAGTCGATTCCGGACGCCATCGGCACCGCGATGCGGCGGTATCTCGATGGAGAGATCGAGAAGACCTACCCCCAGCAGCGCAACTTGGACGAGATCGCGAGCGAGGATGCCGAGAGCGGAACGGCCGGAGACACGGCGACCGAACCCGACGGTGGCACGCGGGCCGACGCGTCCGGTGGGCCGGGAGCCGACGCCGGCACCGATCGATCGACGGGTGACGTCCAGGCGATGATCGACAGCGGCGAGAGTCCCGAGTGCCCCTCGTGTGGATCGCTGTCGCTCTACTACTCCGAAGGCTGCAAGACCTGCGAGTCCTGCGGCTGGTCGGAGTGTTGA
- a CDS encoding TVP38/TMEM64 family protein, giving the protein MQRARRRLVGVAIVAAAVALAALTLSPDRVLARLAALRSQPAVFAAVVAALYLVRPLLAWPLSLCSAVVGYGYGLVGLPFALAGVCLTCLPPYLLGRYASGDTESGVLGRLGGAGERFFERTGGTRGVAAARLAPLPADPVSAGAGFSGVGLRSYLFGTFLGEIPWTIAAVLAGRSLDRLTTAGLSGASVELAVAAGVIALLVLAGPAYELLRDRRRPHQNVSEQS; this is encoded by the coding sequence GTGCAGCGCGCTCGTCGACGGCTGGTCGGGGTCGCGATCGTCGCCGCGGCGGTGGCGCTCGCCGCACTCACGCTGTCTCCGGATCGAGTGCTCGCACGGCTCGCCGCGCTTCGATCCCAGCCGGCCGTGTTCGCGGCGGTCGTGGCGGCGTTGTATCTCGTTCGGCCGCTTCTCGCGTGGCCGCTGAGTCTCTGTTCGGCGGTCGTCGGTTACGGCTACGGGCTCGTCGGCCTTCCGTTCGCGCTCGCCGGCGTGTGTCTCACGTGTCTTCCTCCATACCTGCTCGGCCGCTACGCCAGTGGTGACACCGAAAGCGGCGTCCTCGGTCGGCTCGGCGGGGCCGGCGAGCGGTTTTTCGAACGGACGGGTGGCACTCGCGGGGTGGCCGCCGCCCGGCTCGCACCGCTGCCCGCCGATCCAGTGTCGGCCGGTGCGGGGTTCTCCGGGGTCGGCCTCCGATCGTACCTTTTTGGGACCTTCCTCGGTGAGATCCCGTGGACGATCGCCGCGGTGCTCGCGGGGCGGTCGCTCGACCGCCTCACGACCGCAGGATTGTCCGGCGCGAGCGTCGAACTCGCGGTCGCGGCGGGTGTGATTGCACTCCTCGTGCTCGCCGGACCAGCATACGAGCTGCTCCGCGACCGCCGACGGCCTCACCAGAACGTGTCCGAGCAGTCGTAG
- the trpG gene encoding anthranilate synthase component II: MSESLDRHRETGRPTGADTDRPRVLFVDNFDSFTYNLVEYVSEYAETEVVRNTASLADVRAADPDAIVISPGPGHPANDRDVGVTLDVLREVSPEIPTLGVCLGLEAAVYAYGGAVGRAPEPVHGKAFAVEHDGRGVFAELDQGFRAGRYHSLVATEIPDCFAVTARTDDDLVMGVRHREHPIECVQFHPESVLTGVGHDVIRNFLDGIEAGVEYAVVDD, from the coding sequence GTGAGCGAGTCCCTCGACCGCCACCGTGAGACGGGCCGTCCGACTGGCGCCGACACCGATCGGCCGCGCGTACTGTTCGTCGACAACTTCGATTCGTTCACCTATAATCTCGTGGAGTACGTGAGCGAGTACGCCGAAACCGAAGTCGTCCGGAACACTGCCTCGCTCGCGGACGTCCGCGCCGCCGACCCGGACGCGATCGTGATCAGTCCCGGGCCTGGCCACCCCGCAAACGACCGCGACGTGGGCGTCACGCTCGACGTGCTCCGCGAGGTGAGCCCGGAGATCCCCACTCTGGGGGTCTGTCTCGGGCTCGAAGCCGCGGTGTACGCCTACGGCGGGGCGGTCGGACGCGCGCCCGAACCCGTCCACGGCAAGGCGTTCGCGGTCGAGCACGACGGCCGGGGCGTCTTCGCGGAGCTGGACCAGGGCTTTCGCGCCGGCCGGTATCACTCCCTCGTCGCGACCGAGATCCCCGACTGCTTCGCCGTGACCGCGCGCACGGACGACGACCTCGTGATGGGAGTGCGCCACCGCGAGCATCCGATCGAGTGCGTCCAGTTCCATCCCGAGAGCGTTCTGACTGGTGTCGGCCACGACGTGATCCGGAACTTCCTCGACGGGATCGAGGCTGGCGTCGAGTACGCAGTCGTCGACGATTGA
- a CDS encoding DUF5830 family protein, whose amino-acid sequence MWTDRSHNTYHVTRSSEDVSDADPVKLGVELLATLDDASLDLATAIDRLETVTDDPHTTREILDTAELRGVIDREDGLVRVLSGEFVRFGRDVVTREGEFTCRRCGAXDHGPFGSSCIEKVVGRR is encoded by the coding sequence ATGTGGACGGACCGATCGCACAATACTTACCACGTCACCCGATCGAGTGAGGACGTGAGCGACGCCGATCCGGTCAAACTCGGGGTGGAGCTCCTCGCGACGCTCGACGACGCTTCGCTCGATCTCGCGACCGCGATCGACCGGCTCGAAACCGTGACTGACGATCCTCACACGACCCGCGAAATCCTCGATACGGCCGAGCTCCGCGGCGTGATCGACCGCGAGGACGGTCTCGTGCGGGTGCTGTCCGGCGAGTTCGTCCGCTTTGGGCGCGACGTCGTCACCCGAGAAGGCGAGTTCACCTGCCGGCGATGCGGGGCCNGCGACCACGGTCCGTTCGGGTCGTCGTGTATCGAAAAAGTCGTCGGCCGTCGCTGA
- the trpE gene encoding anthranilate synthase component I yields the protein MSGKSFLDRDEFVALAEDADRPAVVRTTVDLDVDVEPLAAYAALADASDAAHTFLLESGEKLASSDPDGAFAPASEERHARYSFVGYDPAAAVTLDPDGTDVDVFDPRYAGLVDPGEGDVLDRLRGALPDVERVNFPTTDRQQLDGGLVGFLAYDAVYDLHLDEVGVERPDSRVPDAQFVLTTKTLAFDHAADTVSLVCTPLVRPGDDAGAIHNALVREAERVREALADATADPGGFVREDATAGSREAYEAAVERGKEHVLDGDSYQVVLSRARELVGEIDPRGLYAALRDINPSPYMYLLEYGDRSVVGASPETLVSVRGEEVVSNPLAGTCPRGASPVEDRRLAGELLADEKERAEHTMLVDLARNDVRRVSEPGSVRVGEFMTVLKYSHVQHIESTVTGRLAADADAFDATRAAFPMGTLSGAPKIRAMEIIDALETSPRGLYGGGVGYFSWDGDADVAIVIRTALIDHALDERGGDEETTTDRITVRAGAGIVADSDPASEYEETERKMDGVIAALDRIEQPADATPPPEVSR from the coding sequence ATGAGCGGTAAATCATTCCTCGACCGCGACGAGTTCGTCGCTCTCGCCGAGGACGCCGACCGACCGGCGGTCGTTCGGACGACGGTCGATCTCGATGTCGATGTCGAGCCGCTGGCGGCGTACGCGGCGCTCGCCGACGCATCGGACGCGGCGCACACCTTTCTCCTCGAAAGCGGCGAGAAGCTCGCATCGAGCGATCCGGATGGTGCGTTCGCACCTGCGAGCGAGGAGCGCCACGCGCGCTACTCGTTCGTCGGCTACGACCCGGCGGCCGCCGTCACGCTCGATCCCGACGGAACCGACGTCGACGTGTTCGATCCGCGGTACGCGGGCCTCGTCGATCCCGGCGAGGGCGACGTGCTCGACCGACTCCGGGGCGCGTTACCGGACGTCGAGCGCGTGAACTTCCCCACGACCGACCGCCAGCAGCTCGACGGCGGGCTCGTGGGATTTCTGGCCTACGACGCGGTGTACGACCTCCATCTCGACGAGGTGGGCGTCGAGCGGCCCGATTCGCGAGTACCCGACGCGCAGTTCGTGCTGACCACGAAGACCCTCGCGTTCGATCACGCCGCCGATACGGTGTCGCTGGTGTGTACGCCGCTCGTCCGGCCAGGCGACGATGCGGGCGCGATCCACAACGCCCTCGTGCGCGAAGCCGAGCGGGTCCGCGAGGCCCTCGCCGATGCGACGGCTGACCCCGGTGGGTTCGTCCGCGAGGACGCAACTGCGGGGTCGCGCGAGGCGTACGAGGCGGCGGTGGAGCGCGGGAAGGAGCACGTCCTCGACGGCGACAGCTACCAGGTGGTGCTCTCGCGCGCTCGCGAACTCGTCGGCGAGATCGACCCACGCGGACTGTACGCCGCGCTCCGTGACATCAATCCCTCGCCGTACATGTATCTCCTCGAATACGGCGACCGATCGGTGGTGGGGGCGAGTCCCGAAACGCTGGTCTCGGTGCGAGGCGAGGAAGTCGTCTCGAACCCACTCGCCGGCACCTGTCCCCGGGGAGCCAGCCCGGTCGAGGATCGCCGGCTCGCCGGCGAACTGCTCGCCGACGAGAAGGAACGCGCCGAGCATACGATGCTGGTCGATCTCGCGCGCAACGACGTTCGCCGAGTGAGCGAACCAGGCTCGGTGCGCGTCGGGGAGTTCATGACTGTCCTCAAATACTCCCACGTGCAGCATATCGAGTCCACCGTCACGGGCCGGCTCGCCGCGGACGCCGATGCGTTCGACGCGACGCGCGCGGCGTTCCCGATGGGGACGCTCTCGGGCGCGCCGAAGATCAGGGCGATGGAGATCATCGACGCCCTCGAAACCAGTCCCCGAGGCCTCTACGGCGGCGGCGTCGGCTACTTCTCGTGGGACGGCGACGCCGACGTCGCGATCGTGATCCGGACGGCGCTGATCGATCACGCACTGGACGAACGCGGAGGCGACGAGGAAACCACGACGGACCGCATCACCGTGCGGGCCGGTGCGGGCATCGTCGCCGACTCCGATCCCGCGAGCGAGTACGAGGAGACTGAGCGCAAGATGGACGGCGTGATCGCCGCGCTCGATCGGATCGAGCAGCCCGCGGACGCGACGCCACCCCCGGAGGTGAGCCGGTGA
- a CDS encoding molybdopterin-dependent oxidoreductase produces the protein MARTILDESVGAALVTAALAGIAGVAGSYALAGFTPAFLASPITSFLTQVMPSAVLQFAIVTLTDVGQVFGIEHLGQQANLLLALTLGAGLLGSITLAALATGYRLDSAAAAVSLAGLGAWLATAVLTGAPIPSLGAGVGSAVVVGVATATLATAGDGTAESGISRGRRTMLGSLASALGVGVIAYVLGGREAGASAQETSLSSVTNGSSNANGTGGAIGGGGAAGNDTNGGADGGGSGTAEGGNSSADAQERSTDDLLADAEAASFAIEGLEGLISGDDFYQVDTANPNPDVNKDSWTLSVTGAVDSEQTFDYDEITSMGAENRFMTLRCVSDPRNGKKMDNALWTGVPMERVLDGVDLQGKFVMARSVDGYYEEFPVEALRTGFLAYGMDGEVLPRAHGYPVRALIPGHWGEINVKWIDELEILDRPAKGFWEKKGWKGTGPVHTVAKLHATNRADGKITVAGHANAGVQGIERVEVSTDGGNSWNDAELSPVLTPNLGGDVWRQWRYDYDAPGEQHEVVVRAVDGTGTLQPKKETGRFPSGSMGWVSKTIEG, from the coding sequence ATGGCCAGAACTATCCTCGATGAGTCGGTCGGCGCGGCACTCGTCACGGCGGCGCTCGCGGGGATCGCGGGCGTCGCGGGGTCGTACGCGCTCGCGGGGTTCACGCCCGCCTTCCTCGCCTCGCCGATCACCTCGTTTCTCACGCAGGTGATGCCGAGCGCGGTGCTCCAGTTCGCGATCGTCACGCTCACCGACGTCGGTCAGGTGTTCGGGATCGAACATCTCGGCCAGCAGGCCAACCTACTGCTCGCGCTCACGCTCGGTGCGGGGCTGCTCGGCAGTATCACCCTCGCGGCGCTCGCGACCGGCTACCGACTCGATAGCGCGGCCGCCGCAGTGAGTCTCGCGGGGCTCGGTGCGTGGCTCGCGACCGCGGTGCTGACGGGCGCACCGATCCCCTCGCTCGGGGCCGGCGTCGGAAGCGCGGTCGTCGTCGGCGTCGCCACCGCCACGCTCGCCACGGCCGGTGACGGGACCGCCGAATCGGGGATCTCGCGCGGCCGGCGGACGATGCTCGGAAGTCTCGCGAGCGCACTCGGTGTCGGCGTCATCGCCTACGTGCTCGGCGGACGCGAAGCCGGGGCATCGGCACAGGAGACGTCACTTTCGAGCGTCACCAACGGCTCAAGCAATGCGAACGGAACGGGCGGCGCGATCGGCGGGGGCGGCGCAGCCGGCAACGACACGAACGGCGGCGCTGACGGTGGCGGATCGGGCACTGCGGAGGGGGGCAACAGCAGTGCTGACGCACAAGAGAGATCGACCGACGACCTCCTCGCCGACGCCGAGGCGGCGTCGTTCGCGATCGAAGGGCTCGAAGGCCTCATCAGCGGCGACGACTTCTATCAGGTCGACACCGCGAACCCCAACCCGGACGTGAACAAGGACAGCTGGACGCTCTCGGTCACGGGCGCGGTCGATAGCGAGCAGACGTTCGACTACGACGAGATCACGTCGATGGGGGCCGAAAACCGGTTCATGACGCTGCGGTGTGTCAGCGATCCACGCAACGGCAAGAAGATGGACAACGCGCTCTGGACCGGCGTCCCGATGGAGCGCGTGCTCGACGGCGTGGACCTCCAGGGGAAGTTCGTGATGGCCCGCTCGGTCGACGGCTACTACGAGGAGTTCCCGGTCGAGGCGCTTCGGACTGGATTCCTCGCGTACGGCATGGACGGCGAGGTGCTCCCGCGCGCCCACGGCTATCCCGTGCGCGCGCTGATCCCCGGCCACTGGGGCGAGATCAACGTCAAGTGGATCGACGAACTCGAAATCCTCGATCGCCCGGCCAAAGGGTTCTGGGAGAAGAAGGGCTGGAAGGGTACTGGCCCAGTGCACACGGTCGCGAAGCTCCACGCAACCAACCGTGCGGATGGAAAAATCACGGTCGCCGGCCACGCGAACGCCGGCGTTCAGGGGATCGAGCGCGTCGAGGTCTCGACCGACGGCGGGAACTCGTGGAACGACGCGGAGCTCTCCCCGGTTCTGACACCGAACCTCGGTGGCGACGTCTGGCGACAGTGGCGGTACGACTACGACGCGCCCGGCGAGCAACACGAGGTCGTCGTCCGCGCGGTCGACGGTACTGGCACGCTCCAGCCGAAGAAAGAAACCGGACGGTTCCCGAGCGGCTCGATGGGCTGGGTCTCGAAGACAATTGAGGGATAA
- a CDS encoding HVO_2523 family zinc finger protein, protein MAGANERREGSDPNEADGKSAANRSDVAGSASATADGSGRPCPVCGAAMDRRHCKYVCPNHGVVYDCSDTFW, encoded by the coding sequence ATGGCCGGCGCGAACGAGCGACGGGAGGGAAGCGACCCGAACGAGGCCGATGGAAAAAGCGCTGCAAACCGGAGCGATGTCGCGGGGTCGGCAAGCGCCACGGCCGACGGATCGGGGCGGCCCTGTCCGGTCTGCGGGGCGGCGATGGACCGCCGCCACTGCAAGTACGTCTGCCCGAACCACGGCGTGGTCTACGACTGCTCGGACACGTTCTGGTGA